The genomic segment TGCCTACGGACGCATTGTGAAAAATAATCAGGGCGATATTCTGAAAATTGTCGAGCATCGGGATGCAACCGACGCGGAAAGAGAAATCCTGGAAATCAATACGGGGATTTATTGTGTTGATACGCCCTTTTTGTTTGCCGCGCTTAGCCAGGTCAAAAACGATAATCAGCAAAAGGAATATTATCTGACCGATATCGTGGAAATCGCCCGCCGGGAGGGCCGGAAGGCCTGTGCCTGTCTGACGGCGGATTATGTCGAAGTCATGGGGATCAATACCCTCGAAGAGCTTGCAAAGGCGGGTGAGTATCTCCGGAAGTCATCATCCGGTCGGGTTTGATTTGTGTCTTCTGTAATCCATCTCCTCAAGAATAAAGCGATTCTCGCGCCGCTGGCGGGCATTACGAATTTGCCGTTTCGGCTGGTTGCCCGCAGTTTCGGCTGCGGATTGTGTCTGACCGAGATGATCAGCGCCAACGGCCTGATTCGTGAATCAGCAAAAACAATAGAATATTTAAAAACCTCTCCTCAAGATCAGCCGCTGGGGGTTCAGATTTTCGGCGCCGACCCCGCCCTGATGGCCGAGGCGGCCAAGGTTGTTGCCGGGCATCATCCTGATTTAATAGACATTAATATGGGTTGTCCGGTCCGGAAAGTCGTCAAAACCGGCGCCGGCGCCATGCTGATGAAAGACCCCGCCCTGGCCGGGAAAATCATTGCGGCAGTCGCTGGAGCGTCAGACATCCCCGTGACGGTCAAGATTCGTTCCGGATGGAGCCCGGGGTCCATCAATGCAGTGGAGATGAGCAGGATCGCCGCGGATGCAGGCGCGGCGGCCATCATCGTTCATGGCCGGACGGCCGATCAGGGATTTTCCGGCCATGCCGACTGGGAGGTCATCCGTCAGGTCAAAAATACCGTCAAGATTCCGGTCATTGGCAACGGCGATATCCGCGAGCCCGCGGACGCGCTTCGCATGTGCCGGGAAACCGGCTGCGACGCGGTGATGGTCGGCCGGGCCGCTCTGGGAAATCCATGGATATTCAAAGGAATTGATCAATTATTGAATGGTGTTTCGGGCGATTACCATCCTTCCTTGCCTGAGCGTCAGGCTCTCATTAAAAAGCATTGGGAAATGGAGACGCAGATTTACGGCCGGCGAATTGCGGGCAGAACGTTCCGTAAACATTTACTCTGGTACACGAAAGGATTAACCGGTTCGGGGCGTTTCAGGGAAAAAGTGGGAAAAATGACGGACAGTAGCGAAATATTGTCGGAACTGGACCGGTATTTCGAGGTGCTGGCAGAGTCGCAAACCGAATTAATGACTTGACATTTCAGGTATGAATTGGCATAAATGAAACCGAATTTAAAGTGGAATTACAGATAGCAGATTCTAAAAAAAAGGACTGAAACGAACGTGGAAATTAGCAAATTTACCGAACTTGAAGATAAAATTAAGAATATTGTTAGTGAACAGGTTTTTTTGAAGAAACAGATTTCAATATTGGAGGAAGCACTAAAAAATAAAGAATCGGAGATAGAAGAATACAAAAGTAAACTTAATGTATTAGATGAGGAAAGGAACAGCGTACGCACAAGGGTGGATTCACTGCTTGATTTACTTGCAGATATAGAGGTGGTAAAATAAGCTTCCAGGGCGTGGATTTTGAAAAAGCGTTACGAAATTAAAATTTTAGGGCGGGAACTTGCGGTTTTGAGTGATGCGGAAGATGAACAAGTGGCCAATGTTGTTCGATTTGTTAATGAGAAGATGGAAGATGTCATGCAGTCGAACGATGAACTCCGGACAGTGGATGTGGCTATCCTGGCAGCTTTGAACATTTCAGAAGATTATTTAAAATTAAAGGGAGTCAATCAGGACTTATGTGAGCAACTGACGCATCGGTCCGAAAAGCTTATTCAGTTAATAGAAAACGCAAGTTGATTAAGAAATTTATTCACCCCTGCGATGTGCGTGATTGTCATTTGTTTTTGAGCCAACACTTTGAACCTGGGGCCTATACTTGTTTGCGGTGAGCATGTCCGCCTTGTTCCGCTGGTCGGGTGGCAGAAAGCCTGAAACAAACAACACCGGGCGCCCACTTTTATAAAAGGTTCAAAATCGTGATTTACACGGCATAGGCGGGGGTTTTTTACTGCCTTCCTTTTTCCTTTTCCATCGACGTACACAGCACTAAAAAATACCATGAATCCTTCGGCAGGGTTTTTGATCAAAGCCTGTCGGAAGGTTTAAATATAATCCTGTTGAAGCGGGCGGTCTGATTTTCGGGTTAAAACATTGTTCAGACAGTTATTTCACCAGGATAAAAGAGGAGGTAATAACTATGTTGGAGGGCGGTTTGTTTGTCCTGTTTATAGTAGTAGCGGTTTTGGCGGGTGCCATAGTCGGTTATGTTCTGAAACAGATATTTACAGCAAAGAAAATCAAGGCATCGGAAAGTCTGGCGGCGCGTATTGTCGA from the Deltaproteobacteria bacterium HGW-Deltaproteobacteria-6 genome contains:
- a CDS encoding cell division protein ZapA, with the protein product MLKKRYEIKILGRELAVLSDAEDEQVANVVRFVNEKMEDVMQSNDELRTVDVAILAALNISEDYLKLKGVNQDLCEQLTHRSEKLIQLIENAS
- a CDS encoding tRNA dihydrouridine synthase DusB, giving the protein MSSVIHLLKNKAILAPLAGITNLPFRLVARSFGCGLCLTEMISANGLIRESAKTIEYLKTSPQDQPLGVQIFGADPALMAEAAKVVAGHHPDLIDINMGCPVRKVVKTGAGAMLMKDPALAGKIIAAVAGASDIPVTVKIRSGWSPGSINAVEMSRIAADAGAAAIIVHGRTADQGFSGHADWEVIRQVKNTVKIPVIGNGDIREPADALRMCRETGCDAVMVGRAALGNPWIFKGIDQLLNGVSGDYHPSLPERQALIKKHWEMETQIYGRRIAGRTFRKHLLWYTKGLTGSGRFREKVGKMTDSSEILSELDRYFEVLAESQTELMT